The Mycobacterium sp. EPa45 genomic interval CGCGTCTCAGTAGATCTAGCGCAGAGTCGGGGTCCTTCCCATTCTATGATCGTCAAGAGCGGGCCCTGTAATAGCCGAAAGCATCTGAAAGAGAAGCCCACCGGTAGGTGTCGCTGAACCAAAGCCGCGTGGGCTTGTCATATGCGGAACGGTAGACGCCCTGTTTCCAGTACATACCAGGGTCACCGCAATATCCGATCTTTCTATAGTGGGCATCCACCAACTTTCGCCCATCAAGCCAAAGCTGGACGTAACCCGATCCTGTGCAACCGAACCGGACTTCCATAACGAAGTCGTGCCATCGGTCCTTGGGCAATTGGCCGAGATCGAACATCTCCCAGACGGCGTCATCCGGCTGTGTCGAAGGATTCCAGTCTCCACCACCGAACAGCTTGAGACTCAGATCAGCCTGGTCACCGGCGAGATGAAGAGACAATGGCGATTGATTGCTGCCCGGCCCGCCGGCGTGGATCTGTACAAAGCTATTCCAGGTCCCAGGTGGGCTCGCGAAGTTGGAGTCGATCATGAGGCCCCACGACATCACGATGGTCTGGCCGTCCTGAAAGCCGCCGAGATCGCCCGTATTGATCACTTCGGCGCGCTCACCGGCACTTGACCCCACAGCGCTGTTGTCGCCGGGCCGCACTTCGATGCGCTGCACGATTCCCCGCTGATCGGTGGGATCGTCGACATACCGCACCCGATCTGGCGCCTCTACCTGTTCACCCCAGTAATCGTAGTTCTCGACACCTGGCGGCACACTTCCGTAATCCGTGTGAGTCAAGAGTCCGGACGCCGCCGACGCCCAATCGGGACCGCCTGCGCTTACCTCCGCCGGGCTTACCATGCCCACAATAAGGAGCGATGTGAACGTCAGGGCCGCGGCTGCAAGCAGCGAACAGCGTCGACGCAGCCGAGATGGGCTCGTCGGCGCGGGCATCTAGCGAACTCTTTTCTCCCCCTGCGGCGACATAACTACCCCAGTTCAAGGTCGCCTCCGCACTCCAGCATACGAGCGACCGGTGGTCACCATCGAACGCCAATTGGTCTACCAAGCCAGTTTGCGGTTGCTGACCTTGGCAATAACGCAGGAAGCCTTTCGAAGAAGCAGGCCCATCGGGTAAATCGCGACTTTATTAGGACTTGAAGACGGGATAATGTCTCGAGTCCTTCGGCCCAGCGAACAAGCCGGCCCGTCATGCATCCCGCCGTGCGCAACACTTCCGACCGTCGAAGGCCCTTGCGCGGCGCGAATGTGCAAGTTGTGCCGGGAAAGCCGCACGCGAGTCTTCCGAGGGAATCTCGCCTTAGCTATGATGCCTTTTGATCGTTCGCGTGCAAAGAAGAATGGGCCTATCTGCATTTGCCGGCTCTTGCCTTGACTGACTTGCGACGGCAGATAGCTACCCACCAGCTATCAACGACTTGTAAACTGCCACGTATCGATCGCGCATCGTTGAAATATCGTATTTGCCCGATGTTAGTCGGCCGTTCGTGCTCAGTGTCTGGGCCAACGTTGGCGACTGAATTAGAGTAGTTATCTTCTCGGCGAGATGCTCATCAGAGCCGGATTCAAAAAGCAGCCCATCTGATCCGTCAGTTATGACATTCGCGGGGCCATCTATGTTCGAGGCGATGACCGGTAAACCTGCGGCCATCGCCTCGACTAACGCGAGCCCGAAGCCCTCCCATCGGGAAGGCAAAACAAATATGTCCGCATCGGCGAGTAACGACGCGACATCGGTTCTGCCTTGCACAAACTTAACGCGGCCGGTCAGACCCAAAGTTGAAGTCAATGCTTCAAGCATCGGCAACGTGTGCAGATCCCCTGCTGCGGGCTTGCCCACAAATATGCACTCGACATCCAGTCCGCGATCGACGCACCGCTTGACTGCCCGGATAAGAACGTCCTGCCCCTTTTTTTCAGGAAAAAGCCGCCCGACGGATATTATTCTGACCTTTGGATCGTTCTGCTGGGGCGAGATCGACCGGAAGAGAGAAATCGGTATCCCATTTTCGATCTGTTTTACCCGCTTTATGGGCAACGCGGCAGCCTCATCGGAAACTGCTTGGGAGATCGCAATCGTCGCGTCGATAGTCAAATTATGGAATAAAACGTCTAGAGAGCTCATGCCGATTCTAGTATCATGAAGCGTGTGTACCAACTTGAGATTGGACTTTAGAAGCCGACAAGCCATGGACCAATATTTCGATCCGCGGTTGTGCGAATGTATAATGGCTACATTATGGCGTTGAATTATCTTTATGAGTTGAAAAATATATCTGGGGTTACAGCTGCTCTCAGGCCGGCCCAGGTAGTACGTGCAATCCGACGTGGCGTTAAGCTCCGAAGCTAAGTCGGGATCGACTTGATTGTTCATCACGACGACGACCTGAGGAAATAGCGGCAGCTCGGTGCAACTCTTGACAAAATTCACCAGCATACGCTCGGCGCCGCCGACCTCAAGGGACGATATAAGTTGCAAGACCGCAGGACGTTGCGGTGAATTATCTCGGTCCATGGAACTTATCCAGAATCCTATCGCGTGTGTCGTGCGTCGTTTGGTGGGAGGGGGCAAGGCTGCGTAAAGCAGTTGGACATCTGCAAACCAGAGCTATTTGCCGCTCCTCCCGCCATCAAAAAGTGTTGCTGATTAGTCACTCCCGAAGCGCGTGTACATGCTCTCGATACCAGGCAACCGTCCGGTCCAGGCCCTCTTGCAAAGTGATATGAGATGTCCAACCAGTTCCGGCCAATTTGGAGACATCGAGGAGTTTCTGTGGCGTTCCGTCCGGTTTTGTTGTGTCCCAATGGGTTTCACCGCTATAGCCGACAATTCCGGCGATCATGTCGGCTATCTCGCGGATCGTGACATCCGTGCCGGTGCCGACGTTCACTTGCTGAGATCCGTCGTAGTGCTCGAGCAGGTGTAGGCATGCGTCGGCGAGGTCATCGACGTGCAGGAATTCCCGGCGCGGTGTGCCGGTTCCCCAGTTGGTGACCGACTCCGCCCCGGTGGCAGCTGCCTGGTCGTAGCGGCGGATCAGTGCCGGCAGCACGTGTGACCCCTTCGGTGAGAAATTGTCCTCCGGCCCGTAGAGATTGGTCGGCATCGCTGAGATCCACGGCAGCCCGTACTGCCGGCGTACGGCTTGAACGTGCAGGATCCCGGCGATCTTGGCAATGGCATAGGCGTCGTTGGTCGGTTCGAGGTGCCCGGTGAGCAGTGCGTCCTCGACAATGGGCTGCGGCGCGAACTTCGGGTAGATGCACGACGACCCGAGGAATAGCAGACGTTCAACGTCGTTCTCGCGGGCGGCGTCGAGCACGTTGAGCTGAATGCGCAGGTTGTCGCTCAGGAAATCGACGGGATAGGTGCTGTTGGCCAGGATGCCGCCGACCTTAGCCGCCGCCAGCACCACGTATCGCGGCTTGACGTCGGCGAATAAACCAAAAACCGCGTCTCGGTGTTTCAGGTCAAGTTCCTCTGACGTTCGCCCGACGATGGCTTCGAACCCGGCTAGCTCAAGTCGTCTCTTTATCGCAGAGCCGACCAAGCCGCGGTGGCCGGCGACATAAAACGTTGCGCCACGGTCGAGTTCAGCGGGGGAAAACTGAACGTCATCGGCCATATCAGATGGTGCCTGTGGCCATCGGCGTGTTCCAGGACGCCAGTTGGACCTTATCCACCCATGGCTGCCCCGCGTGTTTGAGCGCTTCGATATCGGCGTCGACCATTAGGC includes:
- a CDS encoding GDP-L-fucose synthase, producing the protein MADDVQFSPAELDRGATFYVAGHRGLVGSAIKRRLELAGFEAIVGRTSEELDLKHRDAVFGLFADVKPRYVVLAAAKVGGILANSTYPVDFLSDNLRIQLNVLDAARENDVERLLFLGSSCIYPKFAPQPIVEDALLTGHLEPTNDAYAIAKIAGILHVQAVRRQYGLPWISAMPTNLYGPEDNFSPKGSHVLPALIRRYDQAAATGAESVTNWGTGTPRREFLHVDDLADACLHLLEHYDGSQQVNVGTGTDVTIREIADMIAGIVGYSGETHWDTTKPDGTPQKLLDVSKLAGTGWTSHITLQEGLDRTVAWYREHVHALRE
- a CDS encoding polysaccharide lyase — translated: MPAPTSPSRLRRRCSLLAAAALTFTSLLIVGMVSPAEVSAGGPDWASAASGLLTHTDYGSVPPGVENYDYWGEQVEAPDRVRYVDDPTDQRGIVQRIEVRPGDNSAVGSSAGERAEVINTGDLGGFQDGQTIVMSWGLMIDSNFASPPGTWNSFVQIHAGGPGSNQSPLSLHLAGDQADLSLKLFGGGDWNPSTQPDDAVWEMFDLGQLPKDRWHDFVMEVRFGCTGSGYVQLWLDGRKLVDAHYRKIGYCGDPGMYWKQGVYRSAYDKPTRLWFSDTYRWASLSDAFGYYRARS
- a CDS encoding glycosyltransferase family 4 protein, producing MDRDNSPQRPAVLQLISSLEVGGAERMLVNFVKSCTELPLFPQVVVVMNNQVDPDLASELNATSDCTYYLGRPESSCNPRYIFQLIKIIQRHNVAIIHSHNRGSKYWSMACRLLKSNLKLVHTLHDTRIGMSSLDVLFHNLTIDATIAISQAVSDEAAALPIKRVKQIENGIPISLFRSISPQQNDPKVRIISVGRLFPEKKGQDVLIRAVKRCVDRGLDVECIFVGKPAAGDLHTLPMLEALTSTLGLTGRVKFVQGRTDVASLLADADIFVLPSRWEGFGLALVEAMAAGLPVIASNIDGPANVITDGSDGLLFESGSDEHLAEKITTLIQSPTLAQTLSTNGRLTSGKYDISTMRDRYVAVYKSLIAGG